The following are encoded together in the Deltaproteobacteria bacterium CG11_big_fil_rev_8_21_14_0_20_42_23 genome:
- a CDS encoding type II toxin-antitoxin system death-on-curing family toxin, producing MAILYLTLEQAIETHRKTIEVSGGGTLQHLDMGKLESILKHIQNDDYYPSFEDKLTHLFFSANKFHCFADGNKRISIALCAQMLLLNGYLYCVSQFLRDMENISYHVAAGSIDKTLLHEIITAFIAEEMDNESLKLKILNALLGPTTRKKKTTS from the coding sequence ATGGCGATCTTGTATCTGACACTTGAGCAGGCTATTGAAACTCATCGCAAGACAATTGAAGTGAGCGGTGGTGGAACGCTCCAGCATCTCGATATGGGTAAGCTTGAAAGTATTTTGAAACACATACAAAACGATGATTATTACCCATCATTTGAAGATAAGCTGACGCATTTATTTTTCAGCGCCAATAAATTTCACTGCTTTGCAGATGGAAATAAGCGGATATCCATTGCGCTCTGTGCACAGATGTTGCTTTTGAATGGTTATCTCTATTGTGTGAGTCAATTTTTGAGAGACATGGAAAATATTAGCTATCACGTTGCGGCAGGCTCTATAGACAAAACACTTTTGCATGAGATTATTACCGCATTTATTGCTGAAGAAATGGATAACGAATCGCTAAAGCTTAAAATTTTAAATGCTCTTTTAGGACCGACGACACGGAAAAAGAAAACCACTTCATGA
- a CDS encoding DNA-binding protein, whose translation MAQEEQKLDNKDLTVSQIDRQNILNNPFALQEVEKATRIQGIPFEGKSIVLKEQVARFFEVSLRTVESYLEKYDQELGQNGYEVLKGKRLKTLKKSISTLDDPEANFGTIAKSSILGIFDFRAFLNLAMLLVESERARLLRKTILDIVIDTINQRTGGSTKYINQRDEDYIISYFQEENYRKEFTNALRDYVDMGQFKYPMYTDKVYVSIFKENAQEYRKILKLHDKENVRETFYSEILDLVSSYEYGFAKLLEASFQKRGRKLSFQEVDHIFSEFEKQALWKPLIEKARIKMASRDLAFRDALHKQLSEYVTPINRDEFERFLGEKGKELAERLEEAKDVMKRLKERD comes from the coding sequence ATGGCTCAAGAAGAACAAAAATTAGACAACAAGGACCTGACTGTTTCTCAAATTGATAGGCAAAATATTTTAAATAATCCCTTTGCGCTACAAGAAGTGGAAAAAGCCACGAGAATTCAGGGGATCCCTTTTGAAGGAAAAAGTATTGTTTTAAAGGAGCAAGTTGCCAGATTCTTTGAGGTTTCTCTTAGGACAGTGGAAAGCTATCTAGAAAAATATGATCAAGAGTTGGGGCAAAATGGTTACGAGGTTTTGAAGGGTAAGAGACTGAAAACACTTAAGAAATCAATATCGACTCTTGATGATCCCGAAGCAAACTTCGGTACCATCGCTAAGTCCTCGATATTAGGTATCTTTGATTTTAGAGCCTTTTTGAATTTGGCCATGCTTTTGGTAGAAAGTGAGCGTGCAAGACTCTTGCGGAAGACCATTTTGGATATTGTTATTGATACCATAAACCAGCGAACTGGCGGATCTACAAAATACATCAATCAACGTGATGAAGATTACATAATCTCTTATTTTCAAGAAGAAAATTATCGCAAGGAATTTACCAATGCTCTGCGTGATTATGTGGATATGGGGCAATTTAAATATCCCATGTATACTGACAAAGTTTATGTAAGTATTTTTAAAGAAAACGCTCAAGAGTATCGCAAGATTTTGAAGCTACACGACAAAGAGAATGTGCGAGAAACTTTTTACTCTGAAATTCTAGATTTAGTTTCTTCCTACGAATACGGGTTTGCAAAACTATTAGAAGCTTCTTTTCAGAAGCGCGGACGCAAACTATCTTTTCAAGAAGTGGATCACATTTTTTCTGAATTTGAAAAGCAAGCTCTTTGGAAACCATTAATCGAGAAAGCTCGTATCAAGATGGCCAGTCGTGATTTGGCTTTTCGTGATGCCTTACATAAGCAACTTTCTGAATATGTAACCCCAATCAATCGTGATGAATTTGAACGTTTCTTAGGAGAAAAAGGCAAAGAACTCGCAGAGCGATTGGAAGAAGCAAAGGATGTGATGAAACGATTGAAAGAGCGGGATTAA